From Pseudonocardia autotrophica, one genomic window encodes:
- a CDS encoding NAD(P)/FAD-dependent oxidoreductase produces MTDSGRTPAPHRVAVVGAGMIGLSAAWFLRRDGIDVEVFEARTAGSGASWGNAGWLAPALTTPLPGPAVLRTGIRAVFDPSSPVYVPPRADPRLWRFLAGFVRNSTSARRRRGMAAYRAVNELALDAFDEVAAGGADLAMRPAGDFLVCFDELAARGELVAELATMAETGQKVGYDLLDGDEARSRAPMLSGRVAGAIALHDQRFVDPPRCLAGLAGAVTSGGALLREGAAVTGVQDAGDGGVTVRWTQEGRADESRFDAVVLATGATGSELARPFGVRTPVQAGRGYSFSVPVAELPAGPVYLPAQRVAMTPLGDRLRIAGMMEFRAPQEPLDPRRIAAITRAVQPLLQGADLTDRADEWVGSRPCTPDGLPLIGPTRSPRVFVAGGLGMWGMVLGPLTGRLVARNVVTGQVPGELRPFAPTR; encoded by the coding sequence GTGACGGACAGCGGACGGACTCCGGCGCCACACCGGGTCGCGGTGGTGGGTGCCGGAATGATCGGCCTGTCGGCGGCGTGGTTCCTGCGGCGTGACGGGATCGACGTGGAGGTGTTCGAGGCGCGCACCGCCGGATCGGGCGCCTCCTGGGGCAATGCGGGCTGGCTGGCCCCGGCCCTGACCACCCCGTTGCCGGGCCCCGCGGTGCTGCGCACCGGGATCCGGGCCGTGTTCGATCCGTCGTCACCGGTCTACGTGCCGCCGCGGGCGGATCCGCGGCTGTGGCGCTTCCTCGCCGGGTTCGTCCGGAACAGCACCTCGGCCCGGCGCAGGCGGGGGATGGCGGCCTACCGCGCCGTCAACGAGCTGGCGCTGGACGCATTCGACGAGGTCGCCGCCGGCGGTGCCGATCTCGCGATGCGCCCGGCCGGGGACTTCCTGGTCTGCTTCGACGAGCTCGCCGCGCGCGGTGAGCTGGTCGCGGAGCTGGCGACGATGGCCGAGACCGGTCAGAAGGTCGGCTACGACCTCCTCGACGGTGACGAGGCCCGGTCCCGGGCCCCGATGCTCTCCGGCCGGGTGGCCGGCGCGATCGCCCTGCACGACCAGCGTTTCGTGGACCCGCCCCGGTGCCTGGCCGGCCTGGCCGGCGCGGTGACCTCCGGCGGTGCGCTGCTGCGCGAGGGCGCCGCCGTCACCGGTGTGCAGGACGCCGGCGACGGCGGGGTCACGGTCCGCTGGACCCAGGAGGGCCGGGCCGACGAGTCCCGGTTCGACGCGGTCGTGCTGGCCACCGGCGCGACCGGCAGCGAGCTGGCCCGGCCGTTCGGCGTGCGGACCCCGGTGCAGGCCGGGCGCGGATACAGCTTCTCCGTGCCGGTGGCCGAGCTGCCCGCGGGACCGGTGTACCTCCCGGCCCAGCGGGTGGCGATGACGCCGCTGGGGGACCGGCTGCGGATCGCCGGGATGATGGAGTTCCGTGCACCGCAGGAGCCGCTCGACCCGCGCCGGATCGCCGCGATCACCCGCGCGGTGCAGCCGCTGCTGCAGGGGGCCGATCTCACCGACCGGGCCGACGAGTGGGTCGGGTCCCGGCCGTGCACCCCGGACGGGCTGCCACTGATCGGTCCGACCCGTTCACCGCGGGTGTTCGTCGCGGGCGGGCTGGGGATGTGGGGCATGGTGCTGGGCCCGCTCACCGGCCGGCTGGTGGCCCGCAACGTCGTGACCGGGCAGGTCCCCGGCGAGCTGCGGCCGTTCGCCCCGACCCGCTGA
- a CDS encoding PucR family transcriptional regulator — MYETERTEGRNGIRQPGAPVSDVWLRRVADEAGRGAGGVPPELLGDFLRVLADAAASGRLPSDSELDAVRRNGGRAAELGVSAGNAVQLYLSAAWRLWRELPPTAHFRDAGTTANAAEAVMRAVDLAVAGLADGYTAARRDLVRHEETLRRELIEDLLRGDGDAGGLVARAEPFGMDLGRPHQVALAAPDGRPARVDSVPAALERAVVRGVGDRDVLVATKDGRIVVIAPAGTGAGELGGLLHGELTRTGRGAGWRVAVGRAHPGSYGIARSYEEAREALTTAGRLRLPAPVLRAEDMLVYRVLLRDQPAITDLVQTVAVPLARARGGAAPLLETLEAFFATGCVVAGTARRLHLSVRAVSYRLERIAELTGHDPTDPGQRFTLHAAVLGARLLGWPDRDLPPGDAG, encoded by the coding sequence GTGTACGAGACCGAACGGACCGAGGGGCGCAACGGGATCCGGCAGCCGGGCGCACCGGTGTCGGACGTCTGGCTGCGCCGGGTCGCCGACGAGGCCGGGCGCGGGGCGGGCGGTGTCCCACCCGAGCTGCTCGGTGACTTCCTGCGGGTGCTGGCCGACGCCGCGGCATCCGGCAGGCTGCCCTCGGACTCCGAGCTCGACGCGGTGCGACGCAACGGCGGCCGGGCCGCCGAACTGGGGGTCAGCGCGGGGAACGCGGTGCAGCTGTACCTGTCGGCCGCCTGGCGGCTGTGGCGGGAGCTCCCGCCGACCGCGCACTTCCGGGACGCCGGGACCACCGCGAACGCCGCGGAGGCGGTCATGCGGGCGGTGGACCTGGCGGTGGCCGGGCTAGCCGACGGCTACACCGCGGCCCGCCGGGACCTGGTGCGCCACGAGGAGACACTGCGCCGTGAGCTGATCGAGGACCTGCTGCGTGGCGACGGCGACGCCGGCGGGCTGGTCGCGCGGGCCGAGCCGTTCGGGATGGATCTGGGCCGGCCGCACCAGGTCGCGCTGGCCGCGCCGGACGGCCGCCCGGCCCGGGTGGACTCCGTACCGGCCGCCCTGGAACGCGCCGTCGTGCGCGGGGTCGGCGACCGGGACGTGCTGGTCGCCACCAAGGACGGCCGGATCGTCGTCATCGCCCCGGCCGGCACCGGCGCGGGTGAGCTCGGCGGCCTGCTGCACGGCGAGCTGACCCGCACCGGGCGCGGCGCCGGCTGGCGGGTGGCGGTGGGCCGCGCGCACCCCGGGTCCTACGGGATCGCCCGCTCCTACGAGGAGGCCAGGGAGGCACTGACCACGGCGGGCCGGCTGCGGCTGCCGGCGCCGGTGCTGCGGGCCGAGGACATGCTGGTCTACCGGGTGCTGCTGCGGGACCAGCCGGCCATCACCGACCTGGTGCAGACCGTCGCCGTACCGCTGGCACGGGCCCGCGGCGGCGCCGCGCCGCTGCTGGAGACCCTGGAGGCCTTCTTCGCCACCGGCTGCGTGGTCGCCGGGACCGCCCGCCGGCTGCACCTGTCGGTGCGCGCCGTCTCCTACCGGCTGGAGCGGATCGCGGAGCTGACCGGCCACGACCCGACCGACCCGGGGCAGCGCTTCACGCTGCACGCCGCCGTGCTCGGCGCCCGGCTGCTCGGCTGGCCGGACCGTGACCTCCCGCCCGGCGATGCGGGCTGA
- a CDS encoding GreA/GreB family elongation factor, which produces MSVTRVWLTERSHQELRAELQSLLQQREAVAPADGREHDSPDGPGAEERDREQRIRRLQELLRDPVVGDQPPDDGVAEPGMAVTVRYDDGETETFLLSHDENRIRPDGTMICSPDSPLGRALHGAHQGDAVRYQLPDGGWAECTLLRAVPFEH; this is translated from the coding sequence ATGAGCGTGACCCGGGTCTGGCTGACCGAGCGAAGCCACCAGGAGCTGCGTGCCGAGCTGCAGTCGCTGCTGCAGCAGCGGGAGGCGGTGGCCCCGGCCGACGGCCGCGAGCACGACAGCCCGGACGGACCGGGTGCCGAGGAGCGCGACCGCGAGCAGCGGATCCGGCGGCTGCAGGAGCTGCTGCGCGATCCGGTGGTCGGCGACCAGCCACCGGACGACGGCGTCGCCGAGCCCGGCATGGCGGTCACCGTGCGCTACGACGACGGCGAGACCGAGACCTTCCTGCTCTCGCACGACGAGAACCGGATCCGTCCCGACGGGACCATGATCTGCTCGCCGGACTCGCCGCTCGGTCGCGCGCTGCACGGCGCGCACCAGGGCGACGCCGTCCGGTACCAGCTCCCCGACGGCGGCTGGGCCGAGTGCACGCTGCTCCGCGCCGTGCCCTTCGAGCACTGA
- a CDS encoding primary-amine oxidase — translation MTAVQPRTATGHPLGMTTETEVATVREVLDAAGLLTEHVRYAFFAPEEPSKDEVLAGGPADRRFRAVLLDLSTGRSWDTVVSVTAGELVSVRELEPERDGQPPIIDSEFEFIEDVLNASPDWLAALEKRGIEPASVRAVPLSAGVYDYPEEKGRRLARAFGFRQDHEADHAWAHPIDGLVAYVDLTARTVDRVIDTGVVPVPETSGNFDDPAVQGPPLEGLKPIEITQPDGRSFTVDDGHVRWGKWDLRIGFNEREGLTLHQIAFDDRPVCYRASVAEMVVPYADPAPVRFWQNYFDCGEYMFARYADSLQLGCDCLGDIHYLDATLADDLGNPKTVRNAICMHEEDYGVLWKHTDVFTGSSEVRRQRRLVISFFTPIGNYDYGFYWYLYLDGTIELECKATGIVFTSGTPGEYATEIAPGLGAPYHQHLFSARLDMTVDGLANAVEEVEAVRIPMGEGNPYGNAFGRSATRLTRESQAQRDASPGTGRVWHVVNTEKTNGLGQPVGYVLHPLGQPTLLADEASSIHARATFASKALWVTRYDPAERYSAGDFVNQNPGGAGLPSYVAADREIDGQDVVLWHTFGLTHFPRPEDWPVMPVDYTGFTLKPAGFFDRNPALDVPPGTSKDCH, via the coding sequence ATGACCGCCGTCCAGCCACGGACCGCGACCGGGCATCCGCTGGGGATGACCACCGAGACCGAGGTCGCCACCGTCCGGGAGGTGCTGGACGCGGCCGGCCTGCTCACCGAGCACGTCCGGTACGCGTTCTTCGCACCGGAGGAGCCCTCGAAGGACGAGGTGCTCGCGGGCGGTCCGGCCGACCGCCGGTTCCGCGCCGTACTGCTGGACCTGTCCACCGGCCGGTCCTGGGACACGGTGGTGTCGGTGACCGCCGGCGAGCTGGTGTCCGTGCGCGAGCTGGAGCCCGAGCGGGACGGCCAGCCGCCGATCATCGACTCGGAGTTCGAGTTCATCGAGGACGTCCTCAACGCCTCCCCCGACTGGCTGGCCGCACTGGAGAAGCGGGGCATCGAGCCGGCGTCGGTGCGGGCGGTGCCGCTGTCCGCGGGCGTCTACGACTACCCCGAGGAGAAGGGCCGCCGGCTGGCGCGAGCGTTCGGCTTCCGGCAGGACCACGAGGCCGACCACGCGTGGGCCCACCCGATCGACGGGCTGGTCGCCTACGTCGATCTCACCGCCCGCACGGTCGACCGGGTGATCGACACCGGCGTGGTGCCGGTGCCGGAGACCAGCGGGAACTTCGACGACCCGGCCGTCCAGGGCCCGCCGCTGGAGGGCCTGAAGCCGATCGAGATCACCCAGCCCGACGGCCGGTCGTTCACCGTCGACGACGGCCACGTCCGCTGGGGGAAGTGGGACCTGCGGATCGGGTTCAACGAGCGTGAGGGCCTGACCCTGCACCAGATCGCCTTCGACGACCGTCCGGTCTGCTACCGGGCATCGGTCGCCGAGATGGTCGTGCCCTACGCCGATCCGGCCCCGGTCCGGTTCTGGCAGAACTACTTCGACTGCGGCGAGTACATGTTCGCCCGCTACGCCGACTCGTTGCAGCTGGGCTGCGACTGCCTCGGCGACATCCACTACCTCGACGCCACCCTGGCCGACGATCTCGGCAACCCGAAGACCGTCCGCAACGCGATCTGCATGCACGAGGAGGACTACGGCGTCCTCTGGAAGCACACCGACGTGTTCACCGGCTCCAGCGAGGTGCGCCGCCAGCGCCGCCTGGTGATCTCGTTCTTCACCCCGATCGGCAACTACGACTACGGCTTCTACTGGTACCTCTACCTCGACGGCACGATCGAGCTGGAGTGCAAGGCGACCGGCATCGTGTTCACCTCCGGCACGCCCGGCGAGTACGCCACCGAGATCGCACCCGGCCTCGGCGCCCCCTACCACCAGCACCTGTTCTCGGCCCGTCTCGACATGACCGTCGACGGCCTCGCGAACGCGGTCGAGGAGGTGGAGGCGGTGCGGATCCCGATGGGCGAGGGCAACCCGTACGGCAACGCGTTCGGCCGGTCGGCGACCCGGCTGACCCGCGAGTCGCAGGCGCAACGGGACGCATCGCCCGGCACCGGGCGGGTCTGGCACGTCGTGAACACCGAGAAGACGAACGGGCTCGGGCAGCCCGTCGGGTACGTACTGCACCCGCTCGGGCAGCCGACCCTGCTGGCCGACGAGGCCTCGTCGATCCACGCGCGGGCCACGTTCGCCTCGAAGGCGCTCTGGGTGACCCGCTACGACCCGGCCGAGCGGTACTCGGCCGGCGACTTCGTCAACCAGAACCCGGGCGGGGCGGGCCTGCCGTCCTACGTGGCGGCCGACCGCGAGATCGACGGTCAGGACGTCGTGCTGTGGCACACGTTCGGCCTGACCCACTTCCCGCGCCCGGAGGACTGGCCGGTGATGCCGGTCGACTACACCGGGTTCACCCTGAAGCCGGCCGGCTTCTTCGACCGCAACCCGGCCCTGGACGTGCCGCCGGGCACGTCGAAGGACTGCCACTGA